Below is a window of Candidatus Nanosynbacter sp. HMT-352 DNA.
TTAGCATAATAATCCTCACGTTAGCAGTTTCTGGCGTATTGCGAAGAATATCCAAAACATCAAAACCGCTAATCTTTGGCATCATCACGTCCAAAAGAATCAAATCTGGACGATACTCAACGGTAGCAGACAAGGCGTCTTCACCATTGTTGGCTTCCCTAACGTCAAACCCCTCAATCTCCAACCGCGACCGATAAACCGCCGATAATGCGGTGTCATCTTCAACTAATAAAATCTTCTTTTTTTGTCCGTTCATACTATCTCCATTTTATGTTGTCTAATCCAAAAACACAAGCTTTATAACGACTTCGCCTTATCCATCTGCGGATCTACGTTATTATTGACATCGTCCGACGAAAGATCAACTTTTACATCAGGTTCTATGCCAGTTTTGTCTATATTTTTACCCTTTGGCGTATACCATCTGGCTTCAGTAACTTTCATTTGCGACCCGCCAGGCAGCCCAAGCACAATCTGCACACTTCCCTTACCATAACTCTTCTGCCCAACCAGCGTGGCTTTTCCGTATTCACGAAGCGCCCCAGCCGTAATTTCGCTAGCACTAGCACTGTTACCGTTAATAAGCACCACCGTCTTCATGTTACCCAGAATTGGCGTTCCAGTTGTACGCAGCGTTTTAACAATTTCAGAGCCCCGTCGCTCGGTCATAGCTATTTGATTGTCCAGCCAAATACCCAATAGCCCTTGAGCAGCTCCAACCGTTCCGCCAGGATTATTCCGTAAGTCCAAAATCACCTTTTTAACACCTTTCTCAACAAACTCCGAAGCGTATTTTCTGGACAAGCTTACTGTATCATCGCCAAATCGGTTAACTTTCAAAATACCAATTTCTCCATCAATTTCCGACTCTACTGCCGGAGAAACTATATTCTGACGCACAACCGACACCTCACGCGTTTGGCTACCGCTTAATAACGTCAATTTAACGGACGTACCAACTTCTCCACGAATTTTACTCACAACTTTTTCCACTGACCAGTCAGAAGAAGCCTCATCATTCACCTTAACAATCACCTCGCCAGCCTTAATTCCCGCCTTCTGAGCTGGACTGTTTTCCAGAGGTTTTATGATAGTCGGCCTATTATTTCTAAGACCAATCTCCGCACCAATTCCACCACCAATTTGTCCACTCAGCGATTTATCAAACTCTTTCGTCTCATCTGGGTCCATATAAGCCGTATGAGGATCACCAGCCGCTTCAACTAGCCCACGATTGGCGCCATAAATTAACTTTTGAGTATCCAATTTTCCGTCATAATTAGCAATCAATTCTTGATATGTTTTTTGAACGCTAGATAAGTCAATCGTCTTATTTGAAGTTCTAACGCCAAATACCGACGCCACGTTAGCAAACAGCGCATCAGAGCGAGCTCCCGCCACAAAGCTAACAATAGCCACAATAACAAGCGTCAAGAACCAACTTAATTGCTGTCTTTTTTCTCCCGTAACCATATGCTTATTATACTACAAAACGCCCGTTTAACACGAGCGTTTTTGTGTATCACTATGCTGATTAGAAGTAAACGTATGTCAATCCTGAAGCCGAACGTGTGTAATGCCTATATAAACCATCCCAGGCAAAGTTGTAATCGCTAACAGTAATAGTTCCGTCGCCATTGACAGATTCAACATACATAACGTGTCCGTAATATCCAATATTCATCACGGCTGCTGCACCAGCTTTTGGTGTTGAACCGCTAGAAATACCGTAGCGTGCTGCAGTTGATGGCCACTGGTTTGCATTACCCGCACCACCAAAATGCGGAACATATCGTCCAGTGCTATGGATTTTCCAAGCCACGTAGCTCACACATTCACGCGTGTATAGTCCCCATGGATCGATATAAGCATCAAGTGGAGCGCTCGCCCAAACACCAGGATAACCGCCACCGCCAGGTACGCCGCCTGGAATGGAAACATTGCCACCACCAAGAGCTCGTCGGTTGGCCGCAGCCTGCTCTTCTCGCAACTTCGCTACCTCAGAATTACGCTTCTGAGCCAGCGCCGCGTAGTTATTCTGATCGTTCTTCGTATCAGTAATCAGTTTTGCCTTCTCAGACTGCTTAGCTGCCATCGCGTTGCGCTGCAATTCTTGGTCGCGAAGCGTATTCTCGACAGACTTCTTATTCTCTTCCAGCTTTTTCTGCAAAGACTTAATTTCTTTGATCTTATCATTCAATGAAGTTTTCAAAGAATTACGCTGTTCTTGCTTATCGATGTAATCGCTAATATTTTTTGAGCTAGCAAGCATCTCCAATGGCGAAATCTGATCATCAACATACAAATCCGCCAAAATTCGCCCCATCGCTTTACGATTGTGCTTAATTAACTCTTCGTTCTTTTTTATCTGATCATTGAGGTTATTGATCTTTTTTTGGCTATCAGAAATCTGTGCCTGAATAGCTGATATCTGTCCATTTATCTTATCAAGTTCCGCCTGCAAACTATCAGCCATCTCACCCAAGCGCGAAGCTTCAGAATTATAGTTGTCTGCTTCTTGTTGTTTCGCCTGAATTTCGGCGTTATAGTCGCGAGCTAATACGTGTGATGCCAAGCCAAAAATGCCCGATCCAGCGAGCAATGCAGACATCGCCACCAGAGACGCTCTGCTGACTAATGATGCCGAAACTGGTGTGGTGGACCGTAGTTTCATACGTCTATGTTAGCATAAGCATAATCAGTATGTCAAGAACTTTTACAACTTAAGATATTTGCGAGTTGCCACCCAAGATGACGCCACGCCAATTGCCGCTCCGACCAGAATCATACTAAAGAAAACCAGCACGCCGTACATTTTTAGATGATTCAAAAGATTATCGATAGGAATTCCGTATTTGACCATCGGATCATGTGCAAGAATTAGCAACCCATACCCAACTATTGTTGCGATAATTGCCGCGATAAATCCGTACATTATAGCTTCAACGATAAACGGACCTCTGATGAAACTGCGTTCTGCGCCAATCAACTTCATCATTTCAATCTCGTCTTTGCGGTTGAAAATTGCCATGCGAATTGTGTTAAAGACCACAAGCGATGAAATCACCACGAAAACAACTGTAGCGATTGAGCCGCCGATACTCGCCAATCTCACCCAACTACCAACTGTTTTAATAGCTTGCTGGCGCTCACCTGAGAATGATGGTTCCCTGTTAGGATCTTTGTACTTTTTATACAGATCATCTGTTTTAACAAAATTATTTAATGACTGTTGGTTGTTCAATTCTTTCACGGAAACACGAAGCGTTGCCGACATCTCATTACTAGACTCGCGAATCGCCTCAAGCGTGTCTGGATTGTCCTTATATTGCTCGGCCTGCTTTTCACGCGCTTCTTCTGCGGAAATATACTTAACACTATCGACATTATCTAATTTTTCAATTCGAGATTTAATCGTTTTAATCGTTTTTTCTGGCGTGTCGCCCTTTAAGTAAATTGACATATCGGCACGCTTGGAGACATTTGAAACGGTATCAACCAAAACCTGACGCGCTGACAATGTTATAAACACGATAATCAACGTGACGCTCATCACCGCGGTCGCAGCAATCGTTAGCCAGGCATTACGACTAAAGTTATTGATACCGTATCGGCACATTCTGACAAACGTCAACCAACCTCGTCGACGCTGACGTATACGGATAGTTTCTTTGTTCTTGTTGGATTTACTAGCTGATTTCATTACTGTTTATAACTCCCTCTCGCCTGATCAGAGGTGATTTTACCATGATCAATTGTAATAACGCGCCGCTTCAATTTATTAACAATCTCCACGT
It encodes the following:
- a CDS encoding response regulator, coding for MNGQKKKILLVEDDTALSAVYRSRLEIEGFDVREANNGEDALSATVEYRPDLILLDVMMPKISGFDVLDILRNTPETANVRIIMLTALSQPKDKERAESLGVDDYLVKSQVVIGDVVARVKHHLGMND
- a CDS encoding S41 family peptidase, whose protein sequence is MVTGEKRQQLSWFLTLVIVAIVSFVAGARSDALFANVASVFGVRTSNKTIDLSSVQKTYQELIANYDGKLDTQKLIYGANRGLVEAAGDPHTAYMDPDETKEFDKSLSGQIGGGIGAEIGLRNNRPTIIKPLENSPAQKAGIKAGEVIVKVNDEASSDWSVEKVVSKIRGEVGTSVKLTLLSGSQTREVSVVRQNIVSPAVESEIDGEIGILKVNRFGDDTVSLSRKYASEFVEKGVKKVILDLRNNPGGTVGAAQGLLGIWLDNQIAMTERRGSEIVKTLRTTGTPILGNMKTVVLINGNSASASEITAGALREYGKATLVGQKSYGKGSVQIVLGLPGGSQMKVTEARWYTPKGKNIDKTGIEPDVKVDLSSDDVNNNVDPQMDKAKSL
- a CDS encoding CHAP domain-containing protein — its product is MKLRSTTPVSASLVSRASLVAMSALLAGSGIFGLASHVLARDYNAEIQAKQQEADNYNSEASRLGEMADSLQAELDKINGQISAIQAQISDSQKKINNLNDQIKKNEELIKHNRKAMGRILADLYVDDQISPLEMLASSKNISDYIDKQEQRNSLKTSLNDKIKEIKSLQKKLEENKKSVENTLRDQELQRNAMAAKQSEKAKLITDTKNDQNNYAALAQKRNSEVAKLREEQAAANRRALGGGNVSIPGGVPGGGGYPGVWASAPLDAYIDPWGLYTRECVSYVAWKIHSTGRYVPHFGGAGNANQWPSTAARYGISSGSTPKAGAAAVMNIGYYGHVMYVESVNGDGTITVSDYNFAWDGLYRHYTRSASGLTYVYF
- a CDS encoding cell division protein FtsX, whose amino-acid sequence is MKSASKSNKNKETIRIRQRRRGWLTFVRMCRYGINNFSRNAWLTIAATAVMSVTLIIVFITLSARQVLVDTVSNVSKRADMSIYLKGDTPEKTIKTIKSRIEKLDNVDSVKYISAEEAREKQAEQYKDNPDTLEAIRESSNEMSATLRVSVKELNNQQSLNNFVKTDDLYKKYKDPNREPSFSGERQQAIKTVGSWVRLASIGGSIATVVFVVISSLVVFNTIRMAIFNRKDEIEMMKLIGAERSFIRGPFIVEAIMYGFIAAIIATIVGYGLLILAHDPMVKYGIPIDNLLNHLKMYGVLVFFSMILVGAAIGVASSWVATRKYLKL